One Candidatus Obscuribacterales bacterium DNA window includes the following coding sequences:
- a CDS encoding 3-deoxy-7-phosphoheptulonate synthase, whose translation MHKTYDLHVVETRPLISPAMIHHEQPITDQAAALVESTRDRIRNILRHEDHRMLVIVGPCSVHDVEAAYDYGQKLERLRVELQDQLEIVMRVYFEKPRTTVGWKGLINDPHLDDSYDINTGLRLARKLLLDLAELGLPSATELLDPIIPQYIADVISWTAIGARTTESQTHREMASGLSMPIGYKNGTDGSLHIAANAMLAASQPHRFLGINHDGLASIVATTGNPDGHLVLRGGSTGPNYDVTNVETAAGKLAGLGLNSHVMVDCSHGNSQKDYRRQVDALESVAAQVKAGSKHLMGVMIESHLVAGSQKICSDRRQLVYGQSITDACVDFDTTVTMLKTLAAAVESRQYASRS comes from the coding sequence ATGCATAAGACCTACGACCTCCATGTTGTAGAAACTCGCCCGCTAATCAGCCCGGCGATGATTCACCACGAGCAGCCTATTACCGACCAGGCTGCTGCACTCGTTGAGTCCACACGCGATCGCATTCGTAACATTCTGCGCCACGAAGATCACCGCATGTTAGTGATTGTTGGGCCTTGCTCGGTTCATGACGTAGAGGCAGCCTACGACTATGGGCAAAAGCTAGAACGTCTACGGGTTGAGCTACAGGATCAGCTTGAGATTGTGATGCGGGTTTATTTTGAAAAGCCTCGCACCACCGTGGGTTGGAAAGGTCTGATCAATGATCCTCACCTAGATGACAGCTACGACATTAATACAGGATTACGCTTGGCTCGGAAGCTGCTGCTAGACCTGGCTGAATTGGGTCTACCATCTGCTACAGAACTGCTGGATCCAATTATTCCTCAATATATTGCTGATGTGATTTCCTGGACAGCGATCGGGGCACGTACCACCGAAAGCCAAACCCACCGGGAGATGGCCTCGGGGCTCTCCATGCCCATTGGTTATAAGAACGGTACTGACGGCAGTTTGCATATTGCCGCCAATGCCATGCTGGCCGCTAGTCAGCCCCATCGCTTTTTAGGCATTAATCATGACGGTCTAGCCAGCATCGTCGCCACCACTGGCAATCCCGACGGGCATCTCGTGTTGCGGGGCGGCAGTACGGGCCCCAACTACGATGTCACCAATGTGGAGACAGCCGCTGGCAAGCTGGCGGGGCTGGGGCTGAATTCCCATGTGATGGTGGATTGCAGCCACGGCAACTCTCAAAAAGACTATCGCCGACAGGTGGATGCGCTAGAGAGCGTGGCAGCTCAGGTGAAGGCTGGTTCTAAGCACCTGATGGGTGTCATGATCGAAAGCCATCTGGTGGCTGGCAGCCAAAAAATCTGTAGCGATCGCCGTCAATTGGTTTATGGGCAGAGCATCACCGATGCTTGTGTCGATTTTGATACAACCGTGACCATGCTCAAAACCCTAGCGGCAGCGGTGGAATCTCGTCAGTATGCATCCCGTTCTTAG
- a CDS encoding CPXCG motif-containing cysteine-rich protein: MQTTSDYMCAYCGEMNLTFVDLSGGNQQSYIEDCQVCCRPNVLYIRIDEETLTIDIDTGYEE; encoded by the coding sequence ATGCAAACAACGTCTGACTATATGTGTGCCTACTGTGGCGAGATGAACTTAACATTTGTAGACTTGAGTGGAGGGAATCAACAGTCTTACATTGAAGATTGTCAGGTGTGCTGTCGTCCTAATGTGCTTTACATTCGGATTGATGAAGAAACCTTAACCATTGATATCGACACCGGGTATGAGGAGTAG
- a CDS encoding S-layer homology domain-containing protein: MSPESKPSSDARGGLDEWVAVIVALGAMGSIAVFGLGQRMDWRSAIAPGDSPAVLPSEDRVVGPTSGAAADEDRPRAMMQRPPSPARVSTTPQPSQAGGAIAHWQAERSRQDWSTGSAVPAASSTATVAAIALIDVPNDYWAKPFIDQMVQLGYVEPLPGQTFQPEQPMSRADYASLLYAALPQPERRVASSFVDVPDDYWALDAIEMAVKSGFLSGDAEDRFHPEDGLTRAQLFQSLNRGLSLEPSTRPLDEVLGVYSDRDQIPEAVIPSVAAVTEAGLVVGDPETLALEPDRPATRAEIISMVYQALVLKGEAEPIESPYKIQP, from the coding sequence ATGTCTCCCGAATCTAAACCGTCGTCCGATGCCCGTGGTGGATTAGATGAGTGGGTTGCGGTCATCGTTGCCCTAGGAGCCATGGGTAGTATTGCTGTTTTTGGGCTAGGACAACGAATGGATTGGAGGAGTGCGATCGCTCCGGGAGACTCGCCGGCGGTGTTGCCTTCTGAAGATAGGGTCGTTGGCCCGACCTCTGGAGCGGCGGCGGATGAAGACCGACCTAGAGCTATGATGCAACGTCCCCCATCGCCAGCAAGGGTGTCAACGACACCTCAACCCAGCCAAGCGGGAGGGGCGATCGCCCATTGGCAGGCTGAGCGGAGTCGTCAAGACTGGTCTACAGGGTCTGCTGTTCCTGCAGCATCTTCAACAGCTACAGTAGCGGCGATCGCCTTGATCGATGTACCTAATGACTATTGGGCCAAGCCATTTATCGATCAGATGGTGCAGCTAGGTTACGTAGAGCCTTTGCCAGGGCAAACCTTCCAGCCTGAGCAACCCATGAGTCGCGCTGACTATGCGTCCTTGCTCTATGCCGCCCTACCCCAGCCAGAACGCCGAGTTGCGTCAAGTTTTGTGGATGTGCCAGACGATTACTGGGCCCTAGATGCCATTGAGATGGCGGTGAAATCGGGCTTCTTGTCGGGGGATGCGGAGGATCGGTTCCATCCAGAGGATGGGTTAACCCGTGCTCAACTTTTTCAATCGCTGAATCGAGGGCTATCGCTTGAACCTTCGACCCGACCGCTCGATGAGGTGTTAGGCGTCTATAGCGATCGCGATCAGATTCCGGAAGCCGTGATTCCCTCCGTGGCGGCGGTCACGGAGGCCGGGCTGGTGGTGGGTGATCCTGAGACCTTAGCGCTAGAGCCCGATCGTCCTGCAACCCGAGCGGAAATTATCAGTATGGTCTATCAAGCCCTCGTGTTGAAGGGGGAGGCGGAGCCGATTGAATCGCCCTATAAGATTCAGCCCTAG
- a CDS encoding YdcF family protein produces the protein MFDLLTRALLWLLVGIGLWYLFNNLIPKNYLTWLGGFVLFAAIFLAFRDPNDRIISTVWTILSFPLRPLGLAIVLLVNAAKRKEWKSMAAREASIALAVLLICSIPVFPFWLSSQMEASIMAEANPSELIVRQGDTPLPVRGIVVLATRITQSSLDPVQPIRYINSDDRIGAPLRQRLDHAAQIYGQVITIQNPFPQVIVSGQIGSDAEANSIQNFLVSLGVRPRDVTVDRSGATIYRSAVNTNESFGNQSGVVILVAPSLTLRRATATFAKIYRPGDRLVRPIPTDLIQFQPSSGSIPIRVTDLLPSVEALALTTYIIDEYLTSIYYFLRGWAQLDYPLNYSNCCGL, from the coding sequence ATGTTCGACCTGCTCACCCGTGCCCTGTTGTGGCTGTTAGTTGGAATTGGTCTATGGTACTTATTCAACAACCTCATTCCGAAAAACTACCTCACATGGCTAGGCGGGTTTGTGCTATTCGCGGCTATTTTTCTGGCCTTTCGAGATCCCAATGATCGAATCATTTCGACGGTTTGGACCATTTTATCCTTCCCGCTACGCCCCCTAGGGTTGGCGATTGTGCTGCTGGTGAACGCCGCTAAACGCAAAGAATGGAAAAGCATGGCCGCCCGAGAAGCCTCCATTGCCCTAGCCGTCTTGCTCATCTGTAGCATCCCCGTCTTTCCCTTTTGGTTATCAAGCCAAATGGAAGCATCGATCATGGCAGAGGCCAACCCATCAGAGCTGATTGTTCGCCAAGGCGATACCCCTCTGCCCGTGCGCGGCATCGTTGTCCTTGCCACCCGCATCACCCAAAGCTCCCTTGACCCGGTGCAGCCGATTCGCTACATCAACTCCGATGATCGAATCGGAGCGCCCCTGCGGCAACGCCTCGACCATGCCGCCCAAATCTATGGTCAAGTGATCACGATCCAAAATCCCTTCCCCCAGGTGATCGTCAGCGGGCAAATTGGCAGCGATGCTGAAGCCAACAGCATTCAAAACTTCTTGGTGAGTCTAGGGGTGCGTCCGCGTGACGTTACGGTGGATCGGAGTGGCGCAACGATTTACCGCAGTGCTGTCAACACCAACGAAAGCTTTGGTAATCAATCAGGGGTAGTGATTTTGGTGGCCCCGTCCCTCACGCTGCGCCGAGCCACGGCGACCTTTGCCAAGATCTATCGCCCAGGCGATCGCCTCGTGCGCCCCATTCCGACCGACTTAATCCAATTTCAGCCTAGTTCCGGCAGTATTCCGATTCGGGTGACCGATCTCTTGCCGAGCGTCGAAGCGCTGGCCTTAACAACCTATATTATTGATGAGTATCTCACCTCGATTTACTACTTTTTGCGAGGATGGGCCCAGCTTGATTACCCGCTCAACTATTCCAATTGTTGCGGGCTATAG
- a CDS encoding VOC family protein, whose product MGITILKPLHTAVLVSDLAQAEQFYGDILGLSKVERSLNYPGAWYQLGEYQVHLMVDEQVPNGLHNRQKWGRNRHVAFAVASVDEAAAHLTARGYPVQRSASGRAALFTYDPDGNVVELSELA is encoded by the coding sequence ATGGGCATTACCATTCTGAAACCGTTACACACCGCTGTATTGGTCTCTGATTTAGCGCAGGCAGAGCAGTTTTACGGTGATATCTTGGGCTTGTCTAAGGTGGAGCGATCGCTCAACTACCCAGGAGCTTGGTATCAATTAGGTGAATATCAGGTGCATTTGATGGTGGATGAGCAAGTGCCTAATGGACTGCATAATCGCCAAAAATGGGGACGCAATCGCCATGTAGCCTTTGCGGTCGCCAGTGTGGATGAGGCAGCGGCCCATCTGACGGCGCGAGGCTATCCGGTGCAGCGCAGTGCTTCGGGACGGGCAGCGTTGTTCACCTATGATCCCGATGGCAATGTGGTGGAGCTTTCGGAATTGGCGTAG
- a CDS encoding single-stranded DNA-binding protein has product MSLNSVSLVGRVGGDPDVKYFESGSVVCNLTLAVDRRRRNSDDPDWFSLEMWGKTAEVAANYVRKGKLIGITGTLKFDHWTDRATGMPRSRPVIRVDRLELLGSKRDEAAMGGGAGQSYDEF; this is encoded by the coding sequence ATGAGCCTAAACTCAGTATCCCTAGTCGGACGGGTCGGTGGAGATCCAGACGTGAAGTATTTTGAATCCGGTAGCGTGGTCTGCAATCTGACCTTGGCCGTCGATCGCCGTCGCCGCAATTCGGATGACCCCGACTGGTTTAGCCTAGAGATGTGGGGCAAAACTGCTGAAGTCGCTGCCAACTATGTGCGCAAGGGCAAGCTAATTGGCATTACCGGCACCCTTAAGTTCGATCACTGGACGGATCGAGCGACTGGCATGCCCCGCTCTCGTCCCGTCATCCGGGTCGATCGCCTAGAACTACTCGGCTCTAAGCGAGACGAGGCGGCCATGGGTGGCGGTGCTGGACAGAGCTACGACGAATTCTAG
- a CDS encoding RuBisCO accumulation factor 1 has product MTSSLPDQPNPSIDGSAPTPEDLQTLITALRRKEGTWVLWGQWCQTLQKAGRSPQQIFEETGFEPAQQNQIIVAAQVYGSMVDVGISPEVQVYFEQRGSDSLYEFRILSQEDRAAAATLVLQRGIDSEGSRDVAKAIKEFSRFSTLPNGFSTKAGDAVAYSYYKLARQQPDLAERSRLIAQALRFADTDDARQQIQELLMEGVQMRSRSAPLISVYRLEEDDELPRVLPVAGRMPLTLDDWKAVPIVEAEGSFRVVPFNGSGAWVALPGWSVVLHADDPVAILAQSDQLPPPLDTKSEEVLVLVDRSQRDWQADSYFLAAEDDHLTVQWFESPPEHPLLGRVLLAVRPKKILDEDYVKDPWQIDE; this is encoded by the coding sequence ATGACTTCCTCGTTACCCGACCAGCCCAATCCATCCATCGATGGCTCGGCTCCCACCCCCGAAGACTTGCAGACCCTCATCACTGCCCTGCGCCGCAAGGAAGGAACCTGGGTGCTGTGGGGGCAATGGTGCCAAACCCTGCAAAAGGCAGGGCGATCGCCCCAGCAAATTTTTGAAGAAACTGGCTTCGAACCAGCCCAGCAAAATCAGATTATCGTTGCCGCCCAAGTCTATGGCTCCATGGTAGACGTTGGCATCTCGCCGGAGGTGCAGGTCTATTTTGAGCAGCGGGGCAGCGATAGCCTCTACGAATTTCGCATCTTGAGCCAGGAAGACCGGGCCGCCGCCGCCACCCTAGTGCTCCAGCGCGGCATCGACTCGGAAGGATCGCGCGATGTAGCCAAAGCAATCAAGGAATTTTCTCGGTTTTCAACCCTACCCAATGGCTTTTCCACCAAAGCCGGAGACGCCGTTGCCTACAGCTACTACAAGCTAGCCCGCCAGCAGCCAGACTTAGCGGAGCGATCGCGCCTGATTGCTCAAGCCTTGCGGTTCGCTGACACCGATGATGCCCGCCAGCAGATTCAGGAGCTGTTGATGGAAGGGGTGCAGATGCGATCGCGCTCCGCTCCCTTAATTTCGGTCTATCGCCTAGAAGAGGACGATGAACTACCTCGGGTGCTCCCCGTCGCTGGACGGATGCCCCTCACCTTAGACGACTGGAAAGCGGTGCCCATTGTTGAAGCCGAGGGTAGCTTCCGCGTAGTGCCCTTCAACGGAAGCGGTGCCTGGGTTGCCTTGCCTGGCTGGTCAGTGGTGCTCCATGCCGATGATCCGGTTGCCATCCTAGCCCAGAGTGATCAACTACCACCGCCCCTCGATACGAAATCTGAAGAGGTGCTGGTTTTAGTCGATCGCTCCCAGCGCGACTGGCAAGCAGACAGCTACTTCCTAGCGGCTGAAGATGACCACCTCACCGTCCAGTGGTTCGAAAGCCCCCCTGAGCATCCGCTGTTGGGACGGGTGTTGCTCGCCGTGCGTCCTAAGAAGATCTTGGATGAAGACTACGTCAAAGATCCTTGGCAAATCGACGAGTAG